A window of the Planococcus citri chromosome 4, ihPlaCitr1.1, whole genome shotgun sequence genome harbors these coding sequences:
- the LOC135842310 gene encoding uncharacterized protein LOC135842310, with product MLVNFSCCKYFITFVYSLMASLNAFWCGLIIFTVGCNVLFINSQNNAYDDNKHQRKSISRFFKSVAKIITRHGIDVGVVGSNITELLNDDPHDIYKCGQRLIKFIESLNKNKKNALTNQEKDQIEADFCNLVSWISMCDTYNLWTGEFGGGSICAAILKSSGTDPVAILGAKDDDPIRNITY from the exons ATGTtagtaaatttcagctgctgtAAATACTTCATTACGTTTGTATATTCGTTGATGGCATCATTAAATGCATTTTGGTGCGGGTTGATTATTTTCACAGTAG gGTGCAATGTATTATTCATCAACTCTCAAAACA ATGCTTATGATGATAACAAACATCAAAGAAAATCAATCTCtagatttttcaaatcagtAGCCAAAATCATCACCAGACATGGAATCGATGTAGGAGTAGTAGGATCAAATATAACGGAACTTCTGAACGATG ATCCACATGATATTTACAAATGTGGGCAAAGATTAATCAAGTTTATCGaatcattgaataaaaataaaaaaaatgcgttaacaaatcaggaaaaagatcaaattgaag ctgatttttgcaatttggtcAGTTGGATATCGATGTGCGATACTT ATAATCTTTGGACAGGCGAATTCGGAGGAGGAA gtatttgCGCAGCTATTCTGAAGAGTAGTGGCA CTGATCCAGTCGCTATACTTGGAGCCAAAGATGACGATCCTATAAGAAACATCACATACTGA
- the mtRNApol gene encoding DNA-directed RNA polymerase, mitochondrial produces MYRLLKVASVQVSGSKLPKLKFNQPSLFPCSLCNRDVILSGKPHNSNKFFTRTLTTSELASLRAIIKKRKKIKKPKKKYAELVEINEDSSKTTKAVVKNLTARQISKLTEQPDSSLKYLHNAVKPASVLLPEPAETAETTSVAVPNPPNQPDEYPALFNPANLFPLKDDFFEQEIEKELEWELIQRNKEDVEMIPEISFLKDLDETKTSEASSKQNVLEKIKSKAKSVKNPEAAEKVKQLKEQEIQFIIEKFNINLTSYIDLCVHCDYLNIGFGTLSRYTNKNINKKIFQIRSARPFNSLMHGYAKKGNVEKVMELLRMMRHTGVSPNPQSYAAAFETFGRLPEDENNIAKLQFLHQDMKSKSFDFQHLFDHCTYLGDQREHVLKAVRRLDADFVPHYHPPMLHYNCSLLNELNKPSGKKYKSPCRELVNDEQMENYIQEQLKIELSSPMKIKSVVALSELTDEIKQYRAKWRELEDMWRMSIREALQRDLELMKIQQNSTKSCYGINIYPYLKALTHEQFVDIILQEIRRLVQGSETFSPNLRVLYKQLGHQVRLKYQIKHRQQHGIMDKIENVYKNYCKWYLNPELNSKSLNTRHQWQNLLHSTASEGASLDDKEELWPPGVVHEIGKFLYNIIIKDVKTDVNCLKQNSTPEYLPAFYSLFRYQGHMLLEELKPHPQLARLYKEMVSDDLFFDVNMLPMVSPPVPWTSVNNGGYVLAKADFIRLHYGVSSKVVEEAAPQRLYPVFDSLNQLGSIPWKINESVLDVVLEVFRKGGSTRLDIPLHVSAFTNTNASLDSSQKSLTYQERAAQSRRKAEMFGLWCEALYRLSLANHFRKRVFWLPHNMDFRGRVYPVPPHLTHLGNDMARSLLVFARGEKLGPKGLDWLKIHCINLTGLKKREPLSERLRYAEEILADILDSAENPLTGKMWWADSEEQWQTLACCMEIKKAIDSGDPENYISHFPVHQDGSCNGLQHYAALGRDQAGAESVNLVPCTIPQDVYSCVVTLVERERLKDAANGSEIAIALEGFIKRKVIKQTIMTTVYGVTRYGARLQIAKQLKDIDSFPKNLVWGASTYLTSKTFHCLQEMFTSSREIQNWLTDSAKFISGTCGKNIEWLTPLGLPVMQPYSKKRVSHLLNDKNGKLSQVSLDVVLKPNAVKQKNAFPPNFVHSLDSSHMMLTSLFCERENITFVSVHDCFWTHPCTVDVMNEICRKQFVALHSEPILENLSAYLLRKFHNSYPYMPEYGCKLPHEVLAKVPGKGKFDLQSILQSTYFFS; encoded by the exons ATGTATCGATTATTGAAGGTGGCTTCTGTGCAAGTAAGCGGTTCCAAACTGCCTAAATTGAAGTTCAATCAACCTTCCTTGTTTCCTTGCAGTTTATGTAATCGAGATGTTATATTATCCG GTAAACCTCACAATAGCAATAAGTTTTTCACCAGGACCTTGACCACATCCGAACTAGCAAGTTTACGAGCTATTATCAAAAAAcgtaagaaaattaaaaaacccaaGAAGAAATATGCCGAATTGGTTGAAA TTAACGAGGACAGTAGCAAGACGACTAAAGCAGTTGTGAAAAATCTTACTGCGCGCCAAATATCCAAACTAACCGAACAACCGGATTCATCTTTGAAATATTTGCATAATGCTGTCAAGCCAGCTTCTGTTTTACTTCCTGAACCCGCGGAAACCGCGGAAACCACCAGTGTTGCTGTTCCAAATCCTCCCAATCAACCCGATGAATATCCAGCGTTGTTTAATCCTGCTAATTTATTCCCCTTGAAGGACGATTTTTTCGAGCAAGAGATAGAAAAAGAATTAGAATGGGAGTTGATTCAAAGAAATAAAGAAGACGTTGAAATGATACCAGAAATCAGTTTCTTGAAAGATCTCGATGAAACTAAAACCAGTGAAGCATCCAGTAAACAAAATGTTCTCGAGAAAATTAAATCTAAAGCGAAAAG TGTGAAGAATCCGGAGGCGGCAGAGAAAGTCAAACAATTGAAAgaacaagaaattcaatttattatagaaaaattcaatatcaacTTGACATCGTATATCGATTTATGT GTGCATTGTGATTATTTAAATATCGGTTTCGGCACCCTCAGTCGATACACGAATAAGaacatcaacaaaaaaatatttcaaatcagaAGCGCTCGTCCATTTAATTCTCTAATGCACGGATATGCAAAAAAG GGTAATGTCGAAAAGGTGATGGAACTCTTACGTATGATGAGACATACTGGCGTAAGTCCAAATCCTCAATCGTACGCTGCGGCATTTGAAACGTTCGGCAGATTACCCGAAGATGAAAATAATATAGCTaagcttcaatttttacatcaagATATGAAAAGCAAA AGTTTCGATTTCCAACATCTTTTCGATCACTGTACGTATCTTGGTGATCAAAGAGAACACGTTTTGAAGGCTGTTCGACGTCTAGATGCAGACTTCGTTCCACATTATCATCCTCCCATGCTGCATTACAATTGTAGCTTGTTGAATGAACTAAATAAACCG tctggtaaaaaatataaatctcCTTGTCGAGAATTAGTAAACGATGAGCAAATGGAGAATTATATACAAGAGCAACTTAAAATCGAATTATCATCTCCGATGAAGATTAAATCGGTTGTGGCGCTTTCCGAACTCACTGATGAAATAAAACAATAC agagcTAAATGGCGTGAATTAGAAGATATGTGGAGAATGTCAATTCGAGAAGCGTTACAGAGAGATCTGGAATTGATGAAAATCCAGCAGAATTCTACAAAATCATGTTACGGCATTAATATTTATCCGTATTTGAAAGCTTTGACGCACGAGCAATTCGTTGATATAATTTTACAA GAAATTCGCCGTCTGGTCCAAGGCTCGGAGACATTCAGTCCGAATTTGAGAGTATTGTACAAACAGCTTGGCCATCAAGTTAGATTAAA gtatcaAATAAAACATAGGCAACAGCATGGTATTATGGATAAAAtagaaaatgtttacaaaaattattgcaaatggTATCTGAATCCTGAACTCAACTCGAAATCTCTCAATACCAGACATCAATGGCAAAATTTGTTGCATAGTACAGCTTCTGAAGGAGCCTCTTtg GACGACAAAGAAGAACTTTGGCCACCTGGAGTAGTCCACGAAATAGGCAAATTTCTGTACAATATAATCATCAAAGATGTTAAAACCGACGTAAACTGTTTAAAACAGAATAGTACTCC CGAATATCTTCCAGCTTTCTACTCGTTGTTCCGGTATCAAGGGCATATGTTACTCGAGGAATTGAAACCGCATCCTCAGTTGGCCCGATTGTATAAAGAAATGGTCAGCGATGATTTATTCTTCGATGTGAACATGTTGCCTATGGTGTCACCGCCGGTACCTTGGACATCTGTCAATAATGGCGGATACGTTCTCGCAAAAGCTGATTTTATTAG ACTTCACTACGGTGTTTCATCGAAAGTAGTCGAGGAAGCGGCTCCCCAACGATTATATCCGGTTTTCGATTCGCTCAATCAGCTGGGCTCGATTCCTTGGAAAATCAACGAATCTGTATTAGATGTCGTGTTGGAGGTATTCAGAAAAGGAGGATCGACTCGACTGGATATTCCTCTACACGTTTCAGCTTTTACAAATACTAATGCATCTCTCGATTCGAGCCAAAAAAGCTTAACTTATCAAGAAAGAGCTGCTCAAAGTCGACGCAAAGCTGAAATGTTCGGTCTCTGGTGCGAAGCTCTGTACAGATTATCGTTGGCCAATCAT TTTCGTAAACGGGTATTTTGGTTGCCTCATAATATGGATTTCAGAGGAAGAGTGTATCCGGTGCCTCCTCATTTGACGCATTTAGGTAACGATATGGCGAGATCGTTGCTGGTGTTCGCGAGAGGCGAGAAATTAGGTCCCAAAGGGCTAGATTGGttaaaa ATCCACTGCATCAATTTGACCGGATTAAAGAAACGCGAACCGTTATCAGAACGGTTACGTTACGCCGAAGAAATTCTAGCCGATATTTTAGACTCGGCCGAAAACCCACTGACTGGTAAAATGTGGTGGGCTGATTCGGAAGAGCAATGGCAAACGTTAGCATGCTGTATGGAGATCAAGAAAGCAATCGACAGCGGCGACCCGGAAAATTACATCAGCCATTTCCCAGTTCATCAAGATGGCTCGTGTAATGGTCTGCAGCACTACGCTGCTCTCGGTAGAGATCAAGCTGGCGCCGAAAGTGTCAATTTGGTCCCTTGTACTATTCCCCAGGATGTTTACAGTTGTGTTGTTACTTTG GTGGAACGAGAACGATTGAAAGATGCCGCAAATGGATCAGAAATTGCAATAGCTCTCGAAGGATTCATTAAACGTAAAGTAATCAAGCAAACGATTATGACAACTGTCTACGGTGTGACGAGATACGGCGCAAGGCTGCAAATCGCCAAACAGCTCAAAG ATATCGATAGTTTCCCGAAGAACTTGGTATGGGGTGCTTCAACGTACTTGACGTCGAAGACGTTCCACTGTTTACAAGAAATGTTCACATCGTCTCGAGAAATTCag aattggTTGACCGATTCCGCCAAATTCATATCGGGCACATGTGGTAAAAATATCGAATGGTTGACTCCACTTGGATTACCAGTTATGCAGCCGTATTCTAAAAAAAGGGTGTCTCATTTATTAAAcgacaaaaatggcaaattgaGTCAAGTCAGCTTAGACGTTGTTTT AAAACCAAACGCTGTGAAGCAAAAGAACGCATTTCCACCCAACTTCGTCCATTCGTTGGATTCTAGTCACATGATGTTAACTTCATTATTCTGCGAACGCGAAAATATCACCTTCGTTTCGGTCCACGATTGTTTTTGGACCCATCCTTGCACCGTCGATGTGATGAACGAA ATTTGTCGCAAGCAATTCGTAGCTCTTCACTCGGAACCGATTTTAGAAAACTTGTCAGCCTATTTATTGAGAAAGTTTCACAATTCCTATCC ATACATGCCCGAGTACGGCTGTAAATTACCTCACGAGGTACTGGCAAAAGTGCCCGGAAAAGGAAAATTCGATTTGCAGAGCATCCTGCAGTCTACTTACTTCTTCAGTTAG